Proteins co-encoded in one Populus trichocarpa isolate Nisqually-1 chromosome 10, P.trichocarpa_v4.1, whole genome shotgun sequence genomic window:
- the LOC18102562 gene encoding probable protein phosphatase 2C 15 isoform X2 — protein sequence MASGEERRRRDNLVPLAALISREMRIEKMEKPIVKYGHAAQSRKGEDYFLIKMDCQRLPGNSSSTFSVFAIFDGHNGNAAAIYTRENLLNHILGAIPRDLGREEWLQALPRALVAGFVKTDKEFQSRGETSGTTATFVIVDRWTVTVASVGDSRCILDAQGGAVFSLTVDHRLQENVEERKRVTASGGVVGRLSTVGGVEIGPLRCWPGGLCLSRSIGDMDVGEFIVPVPFVKQVKLSNAGGRLIIASDGIWDALSSEMAAKSCHGLPAELAARQVVKEALRTRGLKDDTTCVVVDIIPPDNSIPPSTPPKKQNKLRALLFRKKSHFSASKLSKKLSAIGIVEELFEEGSAMLAERLGNGDSTSQSTSGLFTCVVCQIDLAPSEGISVHAGSIFSTSSKPWQGPFLCADCRNKKDAMEGKRPSGVRVA from the exons ATGGCTTCTGGAGAAGAGAGGCGTCGGCGTGATAATCTTGTGCCTCTTGCTGCTTTGATCAGCAGAGAAATGAGGATCGAGAAGATGGAGAAGCCAATTGTCAAATATGGTCATGCAGCCCAGTCTAGGAAAGGGGAGGATTATTTCCTGATTAAGATGGATTGTCAGCGGTTACCAGGGAATTCGTCATCAACATTTTCTGTGTTTGCG ATCTTCGATGGGCACAATGGAAATGCTGCAGCAATATATACGAGGGAGAATTTGTTGAATCATATTTTGGGTGCTATTCCTCGTGATCTTGGACGGGAGGAGTGGCTTCAAGCTTTACCCCGTGCTTTAGTTGCTGGATTTGTGAAGACTGATAAGGAGTTCCAGAGCAGAG GAGAAACATCGGGTACCACAGCAACATTTGTAATAGTTGATAGATGGACTGTTACTGTTGCTTCTGTTGGGGACTCGCGTTGTATTTTAGATGCTCAGGGTGGTGCTGTTTTCTCCTTAACTGTTGATCACAGACTTCAAGAGAACGTGGAGGA GAGGAAAAGGGTGACTGCAAGTGGTGGGGTAGTTGGAAGGCTTAGCACTGTTGGTGGTGTTGAG ATTGGTCCACTTCGCTGTTGGCCTGGAGGTTTATGCCTTTCTAGGTCAATTGGAGACATGGATGTTGGAGAGTTTATAGTTCCTGTTCCATTTGTCAAACAAGTGAAA CTATCAAATGCAGGTGGGAGGCTTATAATTGCTTCTGATGGCATATGGGATGCTCTATCCTCAGAAATGGCAGCAAAATCTTGTCATGGTTTACCAGCTGAACTTGCTGCCAGACAAGTAGTAAAG GAAGCATTAAGGACAAGGGGACTAAAGGATGATACAACCTGCGTAGTTGTTGACATAATTCCTCCTGACAATTCAATTCCACCTTCAACTCCTCCCAAGAAACAGAACAAGCTAAGAGCCTTGTTGTTTAGGAAGAAATCCCATTTTTCTGCCAGTAAGCTATCGAAGAAGCTTTCTGCCATAGGAATAGTTGAAGAACTGTTTGAAGAAGGGTCAGCTATGCTTGCTGAAAG ATTAGGGAATGGTGATTCCACGTCGCAATCAACATCTGGTCTTTTTACATGTGTTGTCTGTCAAATTGACCTTGCTCCAAGTGAGGGCATCTCGGTTCATGCTGGGTCTATCTTCTCCACCAGCTCAAAGCCTTGGCAAGGGCCTTTCCTCTGTGCAGACTGCCGTAATAAGAAGGATGCCATGGAAGGAAAACGTCCAAGTGGAGTCAGAGTGGCATAA
- the LOC18102562 gene encoding probable protein phosphatase 2C 15 isoform X1, which produces MASGEERRRRDNLVPLAALISREMRIEKMEKPIVKYGHAAQSRKGEDYFLIKMDCQRLPGNSSSTFSVFAALLQSLANAVSFALSWIFDGHNGNAAAIYTRENLLNHILGAIPRDLGREEWLQALPRALVAGFVKTDKEFQSRGETSGTTATFVIVDRWTVTVASVGDSRCILDAQGGAVFSLTVDHRLQENVEERKRVTASGGVVGRLSTVGGVEIGPLRCWPGGLCLSRSIGDMDVGEFIVPVPFVKQVKLSNAGGRLIIASDGIWDALSSEMAAKSCHGLPAELAARQVVKEALRTRGLKDDTTCVVVDIIPPDNSIPPSTPPKKQNKLRALLFRKKSHFSASKLSKKLSAIGIVEELFEEGSAMLAERLGNGDSTSQSTSGLFTCVVCQIDLAPSEGISVHAGSIFSTSSKPWQGPFLCADCRNKKDAMEGKRPSGVRVA; this is translated from the exons ATGGCTTCTGGAGAAGAGAGGCGTCGGCGTGATAATCTTGTGCCTCTTGCTGCTTTGATCAGCAGAGAAATGAGGATCGAGAAGATGGAGAAGCCAATTGTCAAATATGGTCATGCAGCCCAGTCTAGGAAAGGGGAGGATTATTTCCTGATTAAGATGGATTGTCAGCGGTTACCAGGGAATTCGTCATCAACATTTTCTGTGTTTGCG GCTCTGCTTCAATCCTTGGCGAATGCAGTTTCTTTTGCATTGTCGTGG ATCTTCGATGGGCACAATGGAAATGCTGCAGCAATATATACGAGGGAGAATTTGTTGAATCATATTTTGGGTGCTATTCCTCGTGATCTTGGACGGGAGGAGTGGCTTCAAGCTTTACCCCGTGCTTTAGTTGCTGGATTTGTGAAGACTGATAAGGAGTTCCAGAGCAGAG GAGAAACATCGGGTACCACAGCAACATTTGTAATAGTTGATAGATGGACTGTTACTGTTGCTTCTGTTGGGGACTCGCGTTGTATTTTAGATGCTCAGGGTGGTGCTGTTTTCTCCTTAACTGTTGATCACAGACTTCAAGAGAACGTGGAGGA GAGGAAAAGGGTGACTGCAAGTGGTGGGGTAGTTGGAAGGCTTAGCACTGTTGGTGGTGTTGAG ATTGGTCCACTTCGCTGTTGGCCTGGAGGTTTATGCCTTTCTAGGTCAATTGGAGACATGGATGTTGGAGAGTTTATAGTTCCTGTTCCATTTGTCAAACAAGTGAAA CTATCAAATGCAGGTGGGAGGCTTATAATTGCTTCTGATGGCATATGGGATGCTCTATCCTCAGAAATGGCAGCAAAATCTTGTCATGGTTTACCAGCTGAACTTGCTGCCAGACAAGTAGTAAAG GAAGCATTAAGGACAAGGGGACTAAAGGATGATACAACCTGCGTAGTTGTTGACATAATTCCTCCTGACAATTCAATTCCACCTTCAACTCCTCCCAAGAAACAGAACAAGCTAAGAGCCTTGTTGTTTAGGAAGAAATCCCATTTTTCTGCCAGTAAGCTATCGAAGAAGCTTTCTGCCATAGGAATAGTTGAAGAACTGTTTGAAGAAGGGTCAGCTATGCTTGCTGAAAG ATTAGGGAATGGTGATTCCACGTCGCAATCAACATCTGGTCTTTTTACATGTGTTGTCTGTCAAATTGACCTTGCTCCAAGTGAGGGCATCTCGGTTCATGCTGGGTCTATCTTCTCCACCAGCTCAAAGCCTTGGCAAGGGCCTTTCCTCTGTGCAGACTGCCGTAATAAGAAGGATGCCATGGAAGGAAAACGTCCAAGTGGAGTCAGAGTGGCATAA